The region ATTGATCAACCGCAAACAAACCCAAAACAGCAAAATAGTGATTAAAAGTAAGTTGTGGGTGATGATGAGCAACAGATTTACACAGAAACAGAAGAACCTTACTGCATTTAATCTTCCCATCAGCCGGCAGAAGTATCCAAGACATTTGAACGCGAAACCATCAGTAcagaaatgaaacagaaaaaaagtaaatgtcCGTGCTGCCTGCAACTCAATTCAACTAACGCTGTTATTCGTCACAAAAACGAAGAAAATTGCTTCAACGCTGAAACTTAAGAGAGAGAAGGTTCCTCAGAAGATATTGGAGTTAGTGAAGAAGCAAAGCAGGAACTGAGAGCCATGAAACAGAAAGCGTTGCCTCCATTTTCGTTCACAAGCACCAAATGGAGATCCAAAAGTGAAACGCTTCAAGTTGATAAATGGaaataaaaatatggaaaagaCTCTCATCAAGCTCAAAGACTGATTAATTTTGAAAAGGCTGTCTCAATGACGAAATTCGACAAGCGAAAGGTCAAAGTAAATGAACCAAATAATTATTATTCAGAAAGCCAAAGGGTGGCATTACCAATCCTCCACAAAAGCAGATAACTCTAACCAAAGGCAAAGATATTTAAATTCTCACCAACCAAAAGAGAAGATAAATAAGTGATCAAAATCTACAATCCTGAAACTGAGTTTCGATCCAGTTATTTACTACTTGctcatgaaaatttgaagaaataaaagaaatcaagctagtctagaaaaaagaacaaagaaagtgAGGAGAGAAACGAAATCGCTATCAAGAAGATGTATAATATTTAGGAGAAGGCTGAATAACCTTCAAAAGTGCAATAGACTATTGAAAGCGTTATTGAAGAAACTTTAAATGCTCTGGCCGAGAAGTAAAAGCCTAAGCGGAAAAAATCTAAATTCCCTGAGATTCAGATATCAACCTTCTACTCCACAAAAGAGTAATAAGACGAGCGTAGAAGAATTCGCTTGGAAAGCATGCAAAGACTGGCCCGATAATGGCGTTACAATCCACCCAAGAAGGTGTACATGGAGAAAATGATGGAATAAATACCCTAAAGATGGGAATATGGATAAAGCAGGGATAGTAGTCGCGAGGTTGATAACTACTTGCAGCACCAACAAGAAGAGGCTAAGCGGGAGCAACATCAAAGGGATATGGAGGAGAAAAGATTATAACAAGAGTTGCAAATTCAAGTAGAGGAGTATTTGAGCAACGCATAAGTGGTTGTCCGTCAATGATAATAATTTACGACTGCTCATCATCATTCTTCTACCAAATTTTTGCTCTCTTTGTCAGCTTTGCGCTTCTTTTCAGAGTTGAATTCGATCTCGTAGCAAGTCACGTATATCTCGCCATGGGGTGTATTGCCGATATCAACTGTACGGATCTCTCCAGGTACAAGGGTGAAATAATTATCTGCAAGTTGTAGAGGAAGGTAGTTATCGTTGAGTTTCCGATAAATCCATACGTATGATGCAATTTTCTTTGTTGAGATGGTGAGAGTGGTTCCCTGGATCTGGTAGGTGAGTTATGGCATTGCGTTAGTTCTATTTATCATTGGAACAAAGAAGTAGTTATTGATGCTGACGAAGTTGTCGAGCGTTCTGAGCTCCATTCTTAGGAAGCCATTGTTTGTGAAGTTTCCATATTCAGTTTTGTTGAATCGGTGAATAAGGTTGCGCTCAAAAGGTTTGACTACTTTTTCAACCGTGTGTTTGACCTTCGTGACATCTCCTGCAAAGGTGATGATGGCCAATGTCGCATGGCAATTGAATGTTCTATTGTAGTCGTTTACCACATATGTCACATAGTCTCCTGTGGATTTTTCGTGTATTGTGTGGATCATGAGTTGCTCATAGACATTTCTGACCTTATAATGAGCGGCCTTATATGTGCCATAGTAGTCAACAGTTGCCCAAGAAGTGACTGGCCAGACATCGTTAAGCTGCCAGTATAGGCTGCCCATGTTGTAAGGCTTATTCAGACGTAGAGTGGTGATAGCCATCTCCAAAGCATATGATTGCATTATCTGGGAGAAATATGAAATGAGAGTCGTGTTTCCAGTTGCTCCAGAGTAGTTAAAAGTGTAGCCAGGCAGCAAAACATGACCATAAGGGTGGCGCTCATGCAGCCTCATCACGTAGCTATCGTTACTTGTCGGATAATATAAATCTTCAGGCTTAGTAAAACGCTGCAGAGATGAAATATCAGGCATCGCTTGCATTCCGTATTCGGAGTTAAAGCGCCCAACATATTCTTCGTACTCTTCGATTGGAGTGCCTGCAGCCCAAACACGCCAGAAATGGATGTCTCCTGAAGCAAGATTTTTAGTAGAAGATGAGGAAACAGAAGGAGATGTTTCCCAATAATACACTTCAGGGTGCTATTCTTTGAGAACTTTAGGCAAAACTCCTTTGAAAACATCGCTATACATCTGCTCCACTTGGGCCTTTTGAGTCTCTGACAATCCTTTTTTCCAGCCCCACTCTTGCCATCCGATCCAGACTTCATTGTTGCCATTCCATAGTCCCATAGATGGGTGATGTCTGATTCTTTTACATTATCTCTCATTTCTGCCTCAATATTGGCTAGAATTTAGTTTGAGCTGGGGTAAAGAGCACAAGCAAACATGAGATCATGCCAAATGAGAATGCCAGCCTCGTCCATACTATTATAGAAGTCATCTTTTTCGAACTGTCCACCACCCCATAGTCTGATCATGTTGAATCTGCCAAACAGCGCATAGTTTGTTATCTTCTCATAGGTGCTTTTATTCGTTCGAGCCAGCGACATTTCTGGAGGGATGTAATTGCCGCCTCGCATAAAGACATCATAGCCATTCAGGTTGAAAGTGAAAGATGTTCCGTTGTAAGTCTTACTGAACTCTTGAACAACATTGATGGTCCTAATGCCTGTAGTAATGGACTTCTCGAAGGTTTCTAAGGAATTAAGGTTAACTAGCTTAACTGAAACGACGATGAGGTTGGGAGTGCCGAGATCCCAAGTCCACCAAATATGATCCCAAATGTTGGTGGTGATGTTGAAGGGTAAGCTAAGAGAAGTGGTTGTTGTGGACTTAATTGGTAGGACTTCTTCAAAAATAGTTTGACTGTTTGATTTACGTTTGACCGATAAAGTGAGATTATATGAGGCCAATTGGTCAAGATGGCTCAAATCTAAGCTGGCTTGGCAGTTAATTCTGGTGATAGTCTTGTTGATAGCGCTGTGTGTGAAGCGGAGGTTGTCAATCCTTGTATCGTTGTAAAGGACTGCAAATACTTCCTTCCAGATGCCAACTGATAGGATACGTGGTCCCCAGTCCCATCCATATTGGTATGCGGCCTTTCTTGTGAAGGAATAATTTTGAGGCAGGCCGAATCCGTATGTATCCTTGAAGATTTTTTCCTGCTGAAGGTCATACTTAGTACTGGCAGTGAAGTTGACCACAAGATCATTGACGCCCTTAAATTTGACTTCCACTTCGTATCTTCGGAACATATTGTGAGCAGAGAGGATCTTTTAGCCGTTGAGGTAGACCTCTGCATGGGTGTCCAATCCCTCAAAAACAAGATATTGATGTTTGGAGTTGAGGATATTGGAGGGAATGGAGAATGAGGTTCGGTAAGAGGCATCTTTGGTCTCATACTGGTAGAATTGAAGGAAGTTGTCGCGGTAGTAGGGGTCGCTACTGATGATTTTGTTGTCGATTAGATCCCAAGCCAAAGAAGATGGGATAGTGGCTGGATAGTCCCTACTGCTGCCCTCGTAGCGGAAGCTCCACTGCGTCAAGGATTGAGAGAACCTTGCCTGTTGGGTTAAGGTAACCAGAAGGAGGAGCAAGACGAGCATAGCCTTCATGTGTAATTAAAATAACTGGAAAAAAATACCACCTATTCATAAAAGTGGTGGAACATAATTCGATcggatttattttatttattaattatcTTATTGTACTTGCGTTGATTTATATACTTATACTTAATGGGGAACTTTCTTGTTCGGCTCTCGTAAGCCATATGTCGCTGGTTCTTCCAGCCAATCGCCAATTATCTTATTAGGCCCATCTACAAAGGATTGCGCGACATAGCGAGAGCTTTATTCTTTCCAAAGAAGCCACATGATGATTATCACAATCCCAATGCTGCTCCTATTCCTCCTCCCTAACTCAATTAAACTGATGAGGAAGAGCCTGCTGAAACAAACATGACTCCTGAAGACAAGTTGTTGTAGGAACAGCACTGCATCACTGTTAATCAATTAGTTGTGAAGTCGCCCCCTGAGCAAGAAGACCTCGATGAGTTGGCCCATTCCTATGCCGAGCTGGCCGTTCTCTACTCCAAATACGGCAAAAGAGAATACGAGGAGTGCTTAAAATCAGCCAAAAACATCTTTGGAGCTTGTATAAGTCGGCACTTTGAAGAAAATATCACCTTCCTCAACAATATTGCAACTAACCTTGACTCCCACAAACAGCAAACAAAATCAATCCCTCTCTATGAGGAAGCTCTTAGTATCGCTGAAATCTACCTCCCACAAGCCGATCAGCGTATTATCGCTATCAAAAACAATCTAGGCTTAGCTTGGATAGCTACTGGCTAAGAGGAAAGAGGAAGGGAGCTTTTGAACTCGAGCAGTCGAGTTATTGCCAGGCGTTAATAAGCAGACCCTTCTTTGAAGGACCTCATCAACAGCAATCTCAATTTCCACAGAGGAAAAAACATGTCGGCAGAAGCCGAAGAAGCAAGGGCAGTGAACTTTTAATGAGGAATGATTTATTGCCAGTTTGAtactgaaaaaataataatagtgatttgtcagaaaacaaaaatgaggcCGACGGGATTTGAACCCGCAACCGTTGGATTTGGAGTCCAACGCTCTACCGTTGGAGCTACGCCCTCTTGAGATGCCCACTTTGCACAGATTTCATTTAGTTCGCTTTCTGGGTTAATCCTATATACTTATAATCTCAATCCGATATAATTGTAATTTAAAAGCCTGCATATGCTAATAGGGATAAAGGGTGGGCTAATAGATGAGAAATGAAGTTATAAGGGAAGGAGTATCAATCAGTTGAAGCTCTTGGCTAATGTGACCCATTCTTcaatttccttctccttttgcTTGCGTTCAGAGTCGTCGACTATCTTGCCAAACAACTCATCAACGATCGCCTCGGTGGCGAGGGAAGCCTTGGCCTTTGTAAACTCCTTTGCGTTTTTGAGATATGTGTTGTAGTCACTCAAGTAGAAACTAGCAATGACGTTATCAAGTGGGTCTTCAGGCTCTGGGGTGAGGATGAGGCCGTAGACACAGTCGATGATCTGGCGGAAAGTGAGAGCAGGGGAATAGTTTCGGTCAAAGACTGAGTGGCAGATACGTCCTTGCGAATTCATGTTGCAGTGGTAGATCGGAGTAATAAAACGCACCTCTGGCGCCTTGAATGGATAGTCTCCTGGGAATTGAGCATAGAGCAAGAAGAGACCATTCTCATAGGGAGTTTCCTTGGGACCAAGGAGCAAAATCTTCCATAGATTAATGTTAGCACATGGGAAGATAGCCACGAACGGGTGGGGATTATCGCTGTAATTTTGAATTTCCTTAGCGATGCGCTTCAGACTGTTGTTGCCCGACAGCTTCTTAGCCTCTCCCTCGTTTTGGAACTTTTTAACCATATCCTTCGCCGAAATACCTCCGCCCTGAGCTTCAGGGACTTTGAATTCGTGAACAGTATTAGGAAGGTCGAAGGGCAACAGCTTAGCCTTGATGATGCGCTGCTCAATAGAAAGTTTATCAATGCTTTCATCAGCCTTGCGAGCACGGACGCTAAGCACAGTTTCTTGCTCGAACAGCTTCAAGCTTTCTTCCAAGTTGCGTGTAAGATAGCATTTTCCACCTGAAGCAATCGAGATTGTCTTTAGTCCCTCGCAGTTGGCTCCAACTGCAAATGAATCAATGACAATCTTATTCTCGACGAGTATGCGAGTGGTCTCTTCGACTGAGTATTTCGATCCAGTATCTTCTCCATCAGTAAGGGCAACAATTCTGAGCAAGCAGTCGGGATAGttgattttgaactttttgagTGCATCTGCAGCAGTGACTACTGCGTCGTACATGAGAGTGGAGCCACGAGCTGCTGCCTTTGCGATGAGACGGTTGAAATCGTAAATTGCCTATGTGAAACCGCAGTGATTCTCAATTGTGTGGTCGAAGAAGAAGAGCGAAACCACGTGCTACATGTTGTAGGCGATGGTTCTGAAGGCGAATGCCTCGAAGAAGGACTTCACTGCACCAATTCGCTTGAGATCAGGCTCGTTGAAGAATTGGCAACCCATAGATCCAGATACGTCAAATAACACTGCAATAGCTTCCTTGGGAGGACGGGTGATAACGGGCTTGAGGTTGGTAAGGTCAATCGCCTCCTCTACATTTTCACTACGGACATTAGCTCCCATAAGGTCGAGGTTGACGGCCTCTTCATTGCCAGTCAGCACATCGAATAAGTTAAAGGGACGTGCAATATCCTTGTTTTTGCTCACAAACACTCGCAATTTGCCTTCCTTGGTCTTCAGAAGCAGGTAAGTTGAGGATTTATTCTTAACCTCCAAAGGTTGATGCACCTTTAATTCAGGATAGCCTTCAAGTTTATTTCTGTAGAGATCTACAGCTCCAAAGGCAGGAATGGTGATGGCAACATTTTCAGGTCGGAAACCGCTCCAAAAGAGGGAGTTAGTGCCAGCATTGTCCACTTGATTGATTAAGAACTGCATGTAGAACTCTTCAAGTCCAGGCAGGGCGAATAGTTGGTCTTTCTTGGGCGCCTTTAGGGCGGGATAAGTGAATCCTTTCAATATTTGCTATTCAAAAGCTTCCCTGTCGACTAAGACAGTGTCTCCATTGTCCAGCTTAACGAATCTTGGCTCGCGAATGGGGCCAAGGGTGAAGTGGCAGTTGCGTTGGATTTCGACAAACTTGGCTTCTGCGCGTAGCTATTCGGTTATGGGAAGCTTTAAAGCTCCTTCAAGCACGAAGCCTAGGTAATCCCTAAACTTAGTGAACGACTCTTTCCAGGTGAGCTGGTCAAGAGCAGGGGTGCATCCTCTGAGGAAGTCAGAAAGTGAAGCGAGGAGGCCTTCCTCGATGGCGATCCTGTGGACCTGACTAACGAAATTGTTTGCAAAGAGGCACTTGAGATTGTAGGCAAGGGGAAGGTTTCCAGTCAAGGGGCGTAGGTAAGCGACCAGTTTGATTTTGTCGTCTTCTGAGAGGTGGGCAGAAAGGGTGAGAAGGGTGGATCTTAGCTCAGCAATTCCTTCATCAGATTGTTCTCGCACGTGCTTGATATCCTTGTAATAGAACTTGTCGGCGAAAGTGCAGGGGACTAGGTTGTTACCCAGTTTGAATGCAACCTAGACAATTGAATCTGCTGCTAATCCACAGGCTTTCAATGGTTCTGCAAAGTTCATCAAAGGCTTGCCtccaaacttcaaaatttggtTGAGGGGATGATACTTAAGCAGTTCGAAGATTCTTGATCTGAGGGAGTCAAGACTGTTGTCGAGGTCGACTTCGAGTTGGTACTTCTCAGTGCCTCTGTGGATGGATATTTTGCAGGGATTGACGATTGGCTCTGGTTTTGGTACAGCAGTGTCTATTGTGGCAGGGGAAGCAGTGAGAATCACCCACATCTACTCTGAGAA is a window of Nymphaea colorata isolate Beijing-Zhang1983 unplaced genomic scaffold, ASM883128v2 scaffold0424, whole genome shotgun sequence DNA encoding:
- the LOC116244974 gene encoding uncharacterized protein LOC116244974; protein product: MYDAVVTAADALKKFKINYPDCLLRIVALTDGEDTGSKYSVEETTRILVENKIVIDSFAVGANCEGLKTISIASGGKCYLTRNLEESLKLFEQETVLSVRARKADESIDKLSIEQRIIKAKLLPFDLPNTVHEFKVPEAQGGGISAKDMVKKFQNEGEAKKLSGNNSLKRIAKEIQNYSDNPHPFVAIFPCANINLWKILLLGPKETPYENGLFLLYAQFPGDYPFKAPEVRFITPIYHCNMNSQGRICHSVFDRNYSPALTFRQIIDCVYGLILTPEPEDPLDNVIASFYLSDYNTYLKNAKEFTKAKASLATEAIVDELFGKIVDDSERKQKEKEIEEWVTLAKSFN